From the Myxococcales bacterium genome, one window contains:
- a CDS encoding L,D-transpeptidase yields MRRALAPALALCAACGGGRSAAPAPAPDAGGPGVAVTPPPPARPELPPGTRSLRLIRTVAARLGPDEAAKRIGTVAGDTRVGWRDAAVGPGCQKSWYAIDPQGWVCGDFLEPSPKVPSGVELPRLADAEIVPGTYGKVIEAGTYVYAKPKGKKKGGKDEPTPDDDPATDPDDDKAEQRAATAQAAASVGLEKGRPLVGSVNVRKYGELTANGKLFWKITRGVEEYLPASAIREHKPSTYQGTRLGDDTGLTLPLAFVWPRGSATTAWTHGAARGGGSRRQLKARAAVPVLETAQEGGAVIAYRIGDAEWIDAVHVRVARPMPLPAGVKPGERWLDIDLDQQLLVAYEGDLPVYATLVSTGLKDTPTETGVYRIWKKVSETDMKGLTGEDPYAVATVPWTQFFSPEKGLALHTSYWHDRFGYPKSHGCVNLAPRDARWLYFFSDPQVPAGWSMSAGVVEAPGSVVRVRSKADPDPPVRGYAQKVDDPDR; encoded by the coding sequence GTGCGTCGCGCTCTCGCCCCGGCTCTGGCCCTGTGCGCCGCGTGCGGCGGCGGTCGCAGCGCCGCGCCCGCGCCCGCGCCCGACGCCGGCGGCCCCGGCGTCGCGGTCACGCCGCCCCCGCCGGCCCGGCCCGAGCTGCCGCCCGGCACGCGGTCGCTGCGCCTGATCCGCACCGTCGCCGCCCGGCTCGGCCCCGACGAGGCCGCCAAGCGCATCGGCACCGTCGCCGGCGACACCCGCGTCGGCTGGCGCGACGCCGCCGTCGGGCCGGGCTGCCAGAAGAGCTGGTACGCGATCGATCCCCAGGGCTGGGTGTGCGGCGACTTCCTCGAGCCCTCGCCCAAGGTCCCCAGCGGCGTCGAGCTGCCGCGCCTCGCCGACGCCGAGATCGTGCCGGGCACGTACGGCAAGGTGATCGAGGCCGGGACGTACGTCTACGCCAAGCCCAAGGGCAAGAAGAAGGGCGGCAAGGACGAGCCGACCCCCGACGACGATCCCGCGACCGACCCCGACGACGACAAGGCCGAGCAGCGGGCCGCGACCGCGCAGGCCGCCGCGTCGGTCGGGCTCGAGAAGGGCCGGCCGCTGGTCGGCTCGGTCAACGTCCGCAAGTACGGCGAGCTGACCGCCAACGGCAAGCTGTTCTGGAAGATCACCCGGGGCGTCGAGGAGTACCTGCCGGCCAGCGCGATCCGCGAGCACAAGCCCAGCACGTACCAGGGGACCCGCCTCGGCGACGACACCGGCCTGACCTTGCCGCTGGCGTTCGTGTGGCCCCGCGGCAGCGCGACCACCGCGTGGACCCACGGCGCGGCCCGTGGCGGCGGCAGCCGCCGGCAGCTCAAGGCGCGCGCCGCGGTGCCGGTCCTCGAGACCGCCCAGGAGGGCGGCGCCGTGATCGCGTACCGCATCGGCGACGCCGAGTGGATCGACGCGGTCCACGTGCGCGTCGCCAGGCCGATGCCGCTGCCGGCCGGGGTCAAGCCGGGCGAGCGCTGGCTCGACATCGACCTCGATCAGCAGCTGCTGGTCGCCTACGAGGGTGACCTGCCGGTCTACGCGACGCTGGTGTCGACGGGGCTCAAGGACACGCCGACCGAGACCGGCGTCTACCGCATCTGGAAGAAGGTGTCGGAGACCGACATGAAGGGCCTCACGGGCGAGGATCCCTACGCGGTCGCGACGGTGCCGTGGACGCAGTTCTTCAGCCCCGAGAAGGGCCTGGCCCTGCACACCTCGTACTGGCACGATCGGTTCGGCTACCCCAAGAGCCACGGCTGCGTGAACCTGGCGCCGCGCGACGCGCGCTGGCTGTACTTCTTCAGCGATCCGCAGGTGCCCGCGGGCTGGTCGATGTCGGCCGGCGTGGTCGAGGCGCCGGGCTCGGTCGTGCGGGTACGGTCCAAGGCCGACCCGGATCCGCCGGTCCGCGGGTACGCGCAGAAGGTCGACGACCCCGACCGGTGA
- a CDS encoding peptide MFS transporter has product MATTAPSDDRAFFGHPRGLMTLFMLELWERFSYYGMRAFLVIFIITPVAQGGLGESKTTAGIIYAMYGSLVYLMSLPGGWLADRFLGQQKAVLYGGIIIMAGHIVLAVPSHSTFYMGLGLIIIGTGLLKPNASTIVGQLYDKNDIRRDAGYSIFYMGINIGAFIAPIACGYLAQSNGFRARLVDAGINPNNAWHFGFGAAAVGMGLGIAMFSAMRHHLGAAGRDPAPRKPVADRAPLPMLTWIVVGVAAAVTVAFGTWRLSSGVDKKAIADAFGVGLGTIAVAVFVIMHQVVAANRDEKNRVLAMAVLFFGCLSFFGIFEQAGSTLSFFAEERTQRNVLGIDFPSSYWQFVNAGWVIMLAPVFTWLWVWLAKQGKEPFSVNKFAIGMVIAGVAFVPLFMAIPAIDRGERSSAGYLLTYYFFATCAEMCISPVGLSVMNKLAPERLASFVMGVWFLAISIGLYIAGRAEVEVGKLSAKLEWGTGGVFYLIMIFALVVAAMLFIAAGPVRRMLAGSAPLPQAKATEA; this is encoded by the coding sequence ATGGCGACGACGGCCCCCTCCGACGACCGCGCGTTCTTCGGCCACCCGCGCGGGCTGATGACGCTGTTCATGCTCGAGCTGTGGGAGCGCTTCAGCTACTACGGCATGCGGGCGTTCCTGGTGATCTTCATCATCACCCCCGTCGCCCAGGGCGGCCTCGGCGAGAGCAAGACCACCGCCGGCATCATCTACGCGATGTACGGCTCGCTGGTCTACCTGATGAGCCTGCCCGGCGGCTGGCTGGCCGATCGCTTCCTCGGCCAGCAGAAGGCCGTGCTCTACGGCGGCATCATCATCATGGCCGGGCACATCGTCCTGGCGGTGCCGTCGCACTCGACGTTCTACATGGGCCTGGGGCTGATCATCATCGGCACCGGCCTGCTCAAGCCCAACGCCTCGACCATCGTCGGGCAGCTCTACGACAAGAACGACATCCGCCGCGACGCCGGCTACTCGATCTTCTACATGGGCATCAACATCGGCGCGTTCATCGCCCCGATCGCCTGCGGCTACCTGGCCCAGAGCAACGGCTTCCGCGCGCGCCTCGTCGACGCCGGCATCAACCCCAACAACGCCTGGCACTTCGGGTTCGGCGCCGCGGCGGTCGGCATGGGCCTGGGCATCGCGATGTTCTCGGCGATGCGCCACCACCTCGGCGCCGCCGGCCGCGATCCGGCCCCGCGCAAGCCGGTGGCCGACCGCGCGCCGCTGCCGATGCTGACCTGGATCGTCGTCGGCGTCGCCGCCGCGGTCACCGTCGCGTTCGGCACCTGGCGGCTGTCCTCCGGCGTCGACAAGAAGGCGATCGCCGACGCGTTCGGCGTCGGCCTCGGCACCATCGCGGTGGCGGTGTTCGTGATCATGCACCAGGTCGTCGCGGCCAACCGCGACGAGAAGAACCGGGTGCTGGCGATGGCGGTGCTGTTCTTCGGCTGCCTGTCGTTCTTCGGCATCTTCGAGCAGGCCGGCTCGACCCTGTCGTTCTTCGCCGAGGAGCGCACCCAGCGCAACGTGCTCGGCATCGACTTCCCGTCGAGCTACTGGCAGTTCGTCAACGCCGGCTGGGTGATCATGCTGGCGCCGGTGTTCACCTGGCTGTGGGTCTGGCTGGCCAAGCAGGGCAAGGAGCCGTTCTCGGTCAACAAGTTCGCGATCGGCATGGTCATCGCCGGCGTCGCGTTCGTGCCGCTGTTCATGGCCATCCCCGCGATCGATCGCGGCGAGCGCTCGAGCGCCGGCTACCTGCTCACCTACTACTTCTTCGCGACCTGCGCCGAGATGTGCATCTCGCCGGTGGGCCTGTCGGTCATGAACAAGCTGGCGCCCGAGCGGCTGGCCAGCTTCGTCATGGGCGTGTGGTTCCTGGCCATCTCGATCGGCCTGTACATCGCCGGCCGGGCCGAGGTCGAGGTCGGCAAGCTGTCGGCCAAGCTCGAGTGGGGCACCGGCGGCGTCTTCTACCTGATCATGATCTTCGCGCTGGTCGTCGCCGCCATGCTGTTCATCGCGGCCGGCCCGGTGCGGCGCATGCTCGCGGGCTCGGCGCCGTTGCCCCAGGCCAAGGCCACCGAGGCCTGA
- a CDS encoding peptidoglycan-binding protein, with protein MEQLAHQQAAEQQVDPHVGAQIDAHAHEAPAVAEAKVLLAGGADPAALAELLKRHPDQREAIVAAMQAQGGNALCAEVLDAMSAPKGPQPLLRMGARGQPVERLQHHLIKHGASISPDGAFGPMTAAAVMAFQLQSNLVADGVVGPRTWGSLEGAPLEQRAEPEAGHEQGAPVKDDTTEPATTAAPPATTTTGSGPAGAQTAGDRYREQYVEQLLYFEGAVEGDKKFESIMSHSGLEAQRKAADGKTFSTCNSFSGIMQTMAEQKSGVKLKTKINLYVMDPKWRAQNLPDGCFHPGGGSDRPRPGDIVIFSQLDGRTFAHMGNFIEGPTPTDDGMEQWECIDGGQGQAGKYVDGVCVQQGCEQIARVTLKYNPATGTTLKGTRERMVYGWIDIGALADAGANG; from the coding sequence ATGGAACAGCTCGCACACCAGCAGGCGGCCGAGCAGCAGGTCGACCCACACGTCGGAGCGCAGATCGACGCCCACGCCCACGAGGCGCCGGCGGTGGCCGAGGCCAAGGTGCTCCTGGCCGGCGGCGCCGACCCGGCCGCGCTCGCGGAGCTCTTGAAGCGGCACCCCGACCAGCGCGAGGCGATCGTGGCGGCGATGCAGGCGCAGGGCGGCAACGCGCTGTGCGCCGAGGTGCTCGACGCGATGTCGGCGCCGAAGGGGCCGCAGCCGCTGTTGCGGATGGGCGCGCGCGGCCAGCCGGTCGAGCGGCTCCAGCACCACCTGATCAAGCACGGCGCGAGCATCAGCCCCGACGGCGCGTTCGGGCCGATGACCGCAGCGGCGGTCATGGCGTTCCAGCTCCAGAGCAACCTGGTCGCCGACGGCGTGGTCGGCCCGCGGACCTGGGGCTCGCTCGAGGGCGCGCCGCTCGAGCAGCGGGCCGAGCCCGAGGCCGGGCACGAGCAGGGCGCGCCGGTGAAGGACGATACGACCGAGCCGGCCACGACCGCCGCGCCGCCGGCCACGACCACGACGGGCTCGGGCCCCGCCGGCGCCCAGACCGCGGGCGACCGCTACCGCGAGCAGTACGTCGAACAGCTGCTCTACTTCGAGGGCGCGGTCGAGGGCGACAAGAAGTTCGAGTCGATCATGTCGCACTCGGGCCTCGAGGCCCAGCGCAAGGCCGCCGACGGCAAGACCTTCTCCACCTGCAACTCCTTCTCGGGGATCATGCAGACGATGGCGGAGCAGAAGTCGGGCGTGAAGCTCAAGACCAAGATCAACCTGTACGTGATGGATCCGAAGTGGCGGGCGCAGAACCTGCCCGACGGCTGCTTCCACCCCGGCGGCGGCAGCGACCGCCCGCGCCCCGGCGACATCGTGATCTTCTCGCAGCTCGACGGCCGCACGTTCGCGCACATGGGCAACTTCATCGAGGGCCCGACGCCGACCGACGACGGCATGGAGCAGTGGGAGTGCATCGACGGCGGGCAGGGCCAGGCCGGCAAGTACGTCGACGGCGTCTGCGTGCAGCAGGGCTGCGAGCAGATCGCCCGGGTCACGCTGAAGTACAACCCCGCGACCGGCACGACGCTCAAGGGCACCCGCGAGCGCATGGTCTACGGCTGGATCGACATCGGCGCCCTGGCTGACGCTGGCGCGAACGGCTGA
- a CDS encoding XRE family transcriptional regulator, translating to MNSIEALKRDLESTLPDVETKLRKPRNETGHWWLDASRDGHAVVIEWSPRRGFGINTDDPGDGYGEGPDEVYTDRAEVTRRVIELFANRGRSVPPREVVLRELRAALGFTQEQLADRLGVQQAAVSRLERRPDMTLSSLRRYVEALGGALEINVRTPEGEQVRLLDAPQRVRRATCEHVAATLAGEYGASHSLSSSSAELLGQLEREARQRWELVAPDALRFEERPGELASAEPEQGRVALSAALVSTLQRRLASNSCDAFRPPSWTTRELYRYLLGHEVGHFVREDSLRLGPTSKSVIDPELRADAVAGWLAAAVGDEPSTGAVVASWLGCRIPRCTHPTPEQRMFAFLSGHAHGLRDESRTPRVSMLVLRVADLDASRAFYSTLGLGLVAERHGQGPLHYSCSTRSVLLELYPCTDASPRPHGLRFGLVAQRHAFEQLRDSGLLRQPPRLIRSRPSAEVYLVRDPDENSIELAIAA from the coding sequence ATGAACTCAATCGAAGCCCTCAAGCGAGACCTCGAAAGCACGCTCCCTGATGTGGAGACGAAGCTCCGGAAGCCTCGCAACGAGACTGGACACTGGTGGCTTGATGCTTCGCGTGATGGTCACGCGGTTGTGATCGAATGGTCACCTCGCCGCGGCTTTGGCATCAACACCGACGACCCCGGAGACGGATACGGCGAGGGACCCGACGAAGTCTACACGGACCGTGCGGAAGTCACTCGGCGCGTAATCGAGTTGTTCGCGAATCGCGGCCGTTCAGTCCCTCCGCGCGAGGTGGTCCTGCGCGAGCTACGCGCAGCGCTCGGCTTCACACAAGAGCAACTCGCCGATCGCCTCGGCGTCCAGCAAGCTGCGGTGTCACGGCTCGAGCGGCGACCGGACATGACCTTGAGCTCGTTGCGCAGGTATGTAGAGGCGCTCGGCGGTGCTCTCGAGATCAACGTGCGCACGCCCGAGGGCGAGCAGGTGCGGTTGCTCGATGCGCCCCAGCGCGTGCGGCGCGCGACCTGCGAGCACGTCGCGGCGACTCTGGCCGGCGAGTACGGTGCAAGTCATTCGCTATCCTCGTCGTCTGCCGAGTTGCTGGGACAACTCGAGCGCGAGGCGCGGCAGCGGTGGGAGTTGGTGGCGCCCGATGCGCTTCGGTTCGAGGAGCGACCGGGTGAGCTTGCGTCCGCGGAGCCCGAACAAGGACGGGTCGCGCTGAGCGCTGCGCTCGTGTCGACCTTGCAGCGCCGGCTCGCGAGCAACTCCTGCGATGCTTTCCGGCCGCCGAGTTGGACCACGCGCGAGCTCTATCGCTACTTGCTCGGACACGAGGTGGGGCACTTTGTTCGTGAAGATTCACTCCGACTCGGTCCGACGTCCAAGTCAGTCATCGATCCCGAGTTGCGGGCTGATGCCGTCGCCGGATGGCTGGCCGCGGCCGTGGGCGACGAGCCTTCGACTGGGGCGGTCGTCGCGAGTTGGCTCGGATGCAGGATCCCGAGGTGCACGCATCCAACGCCCGAGCAACGGATGTTCGCGTTCCTGTCCGGTCATGCCCATGGCCTTCGCGATGAGTCGCGGACACCTCGAGTGAGCATGCTGGTGCTTCGTGTCGCCGATCTCGACGCGTCACGCGCGTTCTACTCGACCTTGGGGCTCGGGCTCGTGGCAGAAAGGCATGGACAGGGACCGCTTCACTACTCGTGCAGCACGCGGAGCGTCCTCCTCGAGCTCTACCCATGCACGGATGCGAGCCCGCGCCCTCACGGTCTGAGATTCGGCCTCGTAGCCCAGCGACACGCCTTTGAGCAGTTGCGCGATTCGGGCTTGCTGAGGCAACCCCCACGCCTCATTCGGTCGCGACCAAGCGCGGAGGTATATCTCGTGAGAGATCCCGATGAGAACTCGATTGAGCTCGCCATCGCTGCCTGA